A genomic stretch from Tenrec ecaudatus isolate mTenEca1 chromosome X, mTenEca1.hap1, whole genome shotgun sequence includes:
- the LOC142434216 gene encoding ADP/ATP translocase 3 — translation MTDQAISFAKDFLAGGIAAAISKTAVAPIERVKLLLQVQHASKQIAADQQYKGIVDCIVRIPREQGVLSFWRGNLANVIRYFPTQALNFAFKDKYKQVFLGGVDKHTQFWRYFAGNLASGGAAGATSLCFVYPLDFARTRLAADVGKSGTEREFRGLGDCLVKISKSDGIRGLYQGFNVSVQGIIIYRAAYFGVYDTAKGMLPDPKNTHIVVSWMIAQTVTAVAGVVSYPFDTVRRRMMMQSGRKGADIMYTGTLHCWRKIFQDEGGKAFFKGAWSNVLRGMGGAFVLVLYDELKKVL, via the exons ATGACGGACCAAGCCATCTCCTTCGCTAAGGACTTCCTGGCGGGCGGCATCGCCGCCGCCATCTCCAAGACGGCCGTGGCCCCGATCGAGCGGGTCAAGCTGCTTCTGCAG GTGCAGCACGCCAGCAAGCAGATCGCGGCGGACCAGCAGTACAAGGGCATCGTCGACTGCATCGTGCGCATCCCCCGGGAGCAGGGCGTGCTGTCCTTCTGGCGCGGGAACCTGGCGAACGTCATCCGCTACTTCCCCACGCAGGCGCTCAACTTCGCCTTCAAGGACAAGTACAAGCAGGTCTTCCTGGGCGGCGTGGACAAGCACACGCAGTTCTGGCGCTACTTCGCCGGCAACCTGGCCTCGGGCGGGGCGGCGGGGGCCACCTCCCTGTGCTTCGTCTACCCGCTGGACTTTGCCCGCACGCGCCTGGCCGCCGACGTCGGCAAGTCGGGCACGGAGCGCGAGTTCAGGGGCCTGGGCGACTGCCTGGTCAAGATCAGCAAGTCCGACGGCATCCGCGGCCTCTACCAGGGCTTCAACGTGTCCGTCCAGGGCATCATCATCTACCGCGCCGCCTACTTCGGCGTCTACGACACCGCTAAAG GCATGCTGCCTGACCCCAAGAACACGCACATCGTGGTCAGCTGGATGATCGCCCAGACGGTGACCGCCGTGGCCGGCGTGGTCTCCTACCCCTTCGACACGGTGCGCAGACGCATGATGATGCAGTCCGGCAGGAAAGGAG CGGACATCATGTACACGGGGACCCTGCACTGCTGGCGGAAGATCTTCCAGGACGAGGGCGGCAAGGCCTTCTTCAAGGGCGCCTGGTCCAACGTGCTGCGCGGCATGGGCGGGGCCTTCGTGCTGGTCCTCTATGACGAGCTCAAGAAGGTCCTCTAG